In Nitrososphaerota archaeon, one DNA window encodes the following:
- a CDS encoding tRNA-binding protein yields the protein MVQPEGAKRIGWADFEAVGLRAGTIVKVEEFPEARKPAYKIWVDLGPLGVKRSSAQLTALYKKEELLGAQVLCVTGFGPKQVADFISEVLVTGFVLPQGVVLAKPERAVPNGTRLA from the coding sequence ATGGTCCAACCCGAGGGGGCGAAGCGCATCGGATGGGCCGACTTCGAAGCGGTGGGGCTGCGGGCCGGCACGATAGTGAAGGTCGAGGAGTTCCCCGAGGCGAGGAAGCCGGCGTACAAGATCTGGGTCGACCTGGGTCCCCTGGGGGTGAAGAGGTCGAGCGCCCAGCTGACGGCGCTCTACAAGAAGGAGGAGCTGCTCGGCGCCCAGGTCCTCTGCGTCACCGGCTTCGGGCCCAAACAGGTGGCCGACTTCATCTCAGAGGTGCTCGTCACAGGCTTCGTCCTCCCGCAGGGGGTCGTGCTCGCGAAGCCGGAGCGGGCCGTCCCCAACGGGACCAGGCTCGCCTGA
- a CDS encoding aminopeptidase P family protein, which yields MERDTPPGRRRLFAAALERMDADCALISNPKHIFYLSGADTNTHPWQILMKGPRLTSFLAVDRTGGGSLLLGTSDDVAGEIPGVARRAYRDYDLQDTMVIYGDRLAEELRRWFGEKFGRAKRIAVEDWHLPQAYSAAIGRAAPGAELVGASRALLGMRASKGEDEVRSVRSATAMVESGFAAAKASAIEGATELEVYAEVDRDAFRRHGHAAWINGDFAAGEGSLAGGGPPTRRRLARGDTIILDLHAASGNYWSDLCRTFVVGAPPSPEQEGALQALARAKEAGERLLLPGTKGRDVYEAVSAALEKGGFGVLPHHAGHGVGLDDQEPPWFIPGEERELQEGAVVVLEPGVYSPKPGGMRIEDIYVVREGGPEKLSSSPLGLS from the coding sequence GTGGAACGCGACACACCCCCGGGCAGGAGGCGCCTGTTCGCCGCCGCGCTCGAGAGGATGGACGCCGACTGCGCCCTGATATCGAACCCCAAGCACATATTCTACCTTTCCGGGGCAGACACCAACACCCATCCCTGGCAGATACTGATGAAAGGCCCGCGCCTCACCTCGTTCCTCGCTGTGGACCGGACAGGCGGGGGGTCGCTGCTCCTGGGGACCTCTGACGACGTAGCCGGGGAGATCCCCGGGGTCGCGCGCCGGGCCTACAGGGACTACGACCTGCAGGACACGATGGTGATCTACGGGGACAGGCTGGCCGAGGAGCTCCGCCGTTGGTTCGGGGAGAAGTTCGGTCGGGCAAAGCGCATAGCTGTCGAGGACTGGCACCTCCCCCAGGCTTACTCCGCGGCGATCGGGCGCGCGGCACCGGGAGCCGAGCTTGTAGGAGCCTCGCGGGCCCTGCTCGGGATGCGCGCGTCGAAGGGGGAAGACGAAGTCCGATCGGTGCGCTCTGCGACCGCGATGGTGGAGTCCGGGTTCGCCGCGGCGAAGGCGTCCGCGATCGAGGGGGCGACGGAGCTCGAGGTCTACGCCGAAGTGGACCGCGACGCTTTCAGGAGGCACGGGCACGCGGCGTGGATAAACGGAGACTTCGCAGCCGGCGAAGGGTCCCTGGCCGGCGGGGGGCCGCCCACGCGGAGGAGGCTGGCCAGGGGGGACACGATCATACTCGACCTCCACGCCGCCTCGGGCAACTACTGGTCAGACCTCTGCAGGACGTTCGTGGTCGGCGCTCCGCCTTCCCCTGAGCAGGAGGGCGCCCTCCAGGCGCTGGCTAGGGCGAAGGAGGCGGGGGAGAGGCTCCTGCTCCCCGGGACGAAGGGGAGGGACGTGTACGAGGCGGTGTCTGCAGCCCTCGAGAAGGGGGGGTTCGGGGTGCTCCCCCACCACGCGGGCCACGGGGTCGGCCTCGACGACCAGGAACCGCCGTGGTTCATCCCTGGGGAGGAGAGGGAGCTGCAGGAGGGCGCCGTAGTCGTGCTCGAGCCTGGGGTCTACTCCCCGAAGCCCGGAGGGATGAGGATCGAGGACATCTACGTCGTGAGGGAAGGGGGCCCGGAGAAGCTTTCGAGCTCCCCCCTCGGGCTCTCCTGA